One part of the Aspergillus luchuensis IFO 4308 DNA, chromosome 5, nearly complete sequence genome encodes these proteins:
- a CDS encoding uncharacterized protein (COG:S;~EggNog:ENOG410Q1BA;~TransMembrane:7 (i18-35o41-63i75-95o107-126i138-159o165-184i196-215o)) — protein MPPALSDLYEQARQIQSVDWYGIWIAILLGVWLIARLAHRLVILVGALLGANIVLLLVSAHGWADVQQRAAKLAVLNLLPLGTGLTFGIPAHLLGISRSAVAWLHRWFGRVMAAHSLLHGAIAIARADKPIPSMRHDWAPLLAAAAILMMIPVTLHVVVRRHCQVAMRIHYLLAVTAMVALAYHTWGRGSDSRWQGIGAGALWILLSVVAVSHAANNAGVLDGPQ, from the exons ATGCCTCCAGCCCTCTCAGACCTGTATGAACAGGCCCGCCAAATCCAATCCGTTGATTGGTACGGAATATGGATTGCTATTTTGCTGGGCGTCTGGCTGATCGCCCGGCTGGCGCACCGGCTTG TCATTTTGGTCGGGGCGCTCCTGGGCGCCAACATTGTCCTCCTACTCGTGTCCGCCCATGGCTGGGCTGATGTCCAGCAACGTGCGGCGAAGCTCGCCGTCCTGAACCTATTGCCGCTCGGTACGGGCCTGACCTTTGGCATCCCGGCCCATCTGCTCGGAATCAGCCGCTCTGCCGTTGCGTGGTTGCATCGCTGGTTTGGGCGGGTGATGGCCGCCCATTCCCTTCTTCAtggagccattgccatcgccaGAGCGGACAAGCCGATCCCCTCGATGAGGCATGACTGGGCTCCCTTGCTG GCAGCTGCTGccattttgatgatgatccctGTCACCTTGCATGTGGTCGTCCGACGGCACTGTCAGGTCGCCATGAGAATCCACTACCTTCTAGCGGTCACGGCAATGGTGGCCCTGGCGTATCATACGTGGGGCCGAGGGTCAGATTCCCGCTGGCAAGGGATTGGTGCTGGGGCCCTATGGATCTTGCTGAGCGTCGTTGCCGTCTCTCATGCAGCCAACAACGCTGGAGTGCTGGACGGCCCACAGTGA